In bacterium, a single window of DNA contains:
- a CDS encoding SGNH/GDSL hydrolase family protein, producing the protein MKKRTKTLKKIFVILIINAVLLTFLAYLFERIFSPYSDLPVNGRVSGKWYTWGHLVKTNKHGFREKDFSSHKPQGTFRVMVLGDSFTWGAGLAVRERYTAIAEKLLNQHFNDRKFEMLNFGIRGASTIQEREILRNFYTKVDPDLIVVGFCLNDPQPNDQSFSIEREKLQNSEIGQSVQKIARKLREIGVPYTGKLISNSFYRTAELLDIIPVWQVSLQRSYEPSSADWKNFISALKDIKKISDQLNLPAPFFVILNQGSSNKLGTDYSHPDENLRIYLNWYHQAEEVAKEIGFISYNHEFEISHQLRNEPLAINTHDGHPSANLNRIYGKKLYEQIVTKAMER; encoded by the coding sequence GTGAAAAAGAGAACAAAAACATTAAAAAAGATATTCGTGATCCTGATCATTAATGCAGTTTTACTTACATTCCTTGCTTATTTGTTTGAACGTATTTTTTCTCCGTATTCTGATTTGCCGGTAAATGGCCGCGTGAGTGGTAAATGGTACACATGGGGTCATCTGGTAAAGACCAACAAACATGGTTTTCGAGAAAAGGATTTTTCATCTCATAAACCGCAGGGAACCTTCAGGGTTATGGTCCTGGGCGATTCTTTTACCTGGGGCGCCGGCCTTGCTGTTCGGGAACGATACACCGCGATCGCAGAAAAACTATTAAATCAGCATTTTAATGACAGGAAATTTGAAATGTTGAATTTTGGTATCAGGGGAGCATCAACGATCCAAGAACGAGAAATATTACGAAACTTTTACACGAAAGTTGATCCTGATCTTATTGTCGTAGGTTTTTGTCTAAATGATCCACAACCAAATGATCAAAGTTTCAGTATTGAAAGAGAAAAGCTACAAAACAGTGAAATTGGTCAATCTGTCCAGAAAATAGCAAGGAAATTACGAGAAATCGGGGTTCCTTATACTGGTAAACTTATCTCCAACTCATTTTATAGAACAGCTGAGCTGCTTGACATAATTCCCGTCTGGCAAGTTTCACTTCAACGAAGTTATGAACCATCATCCGCGGATTGGAAAAACTTTATCAGCGCATTAAAAGATATTAAAAAGATATCTGATCAGTTAAACCTTCCCGCTCCTTTTTTTGTCATTTTAAATCAAGGTAGTTCTAATAAATTAGGAACAGACTATAGCCATCCCGATGAGAATCTTCGGATTTACTTAAACTGGTACCATCAGGCAGAAGAAGTAGCAAAAGAGATCGGCTTTATTTCATATAACCATGAATTTGAAATCTCTCACCAATTGCGGAACGAACCACTTGCCATCAATACTCATGATGGTCATCCATCAGCGAATCTGAATCGTATCTATGGAAAAAAACTCTATGAACAGATTGTCACGAAAGCCATGGAACGCTAA
- a CDS encoding sulfatase-like hydrolase/transferase: protein MNFSVVKDRRRVEPGTILGSWVACFFVATSWEVAFRILVEYSQWNQWDSLSYMGRNVAFAVACSLILGTFHWALLALSGRIEKVRSAFRVLLWPEFGIATATLLGMVIWVLRYRLPLQSYPFIIQLIVALLITAAAYYTCMRLARLVHRYVLSRLSRSFLIKIIAGLAFGPIVIVFLVQWVRSSNHLALNRPDNSATRIVLISVDTLRCDFLSTYGSPHVRTPVIDQIATEGARFDNAVCPMPLTGPSHMSMLTGLSPLIHGVFMNGFLLPKKIPTLTSILRKEGFRTGGFISGWPLQIQNSRLHPGFQKYDDNIAWIDYFGGAYSGRFVSKYFKKDLSKGARTTTDSALKWLRTNFNSPFFLFVHYYDPHYPYGGGNLNSHDKQRSKPEELPYQKQLYGSEVATVDAQIGRLIAFLKEKNIYDSTLLIFTADHGENLGEHGYYYEHKSLYEPVIRVPLILRYPQKVRPGTVIQQQVPLTDIFQTILKAASVKSAQAPDSLDLVGIANHQAEQNERVMIINNFRRKLVKHSVRTLEWKLIRNDDLQRSYELYHLPTDPHESRNLYPDKKEIAHKLESLLNRQLGIQVSNEVEGLSPDQIESLKALGYFN from the coding sequence GTGAACTTTTCTGTCGTCAAGGATCGTAGGCGTGTTGAACCTGGAACCATTCTGGGATCATGGGTGGCCTGCTTCTTTGTGGCCACGTCATGGGAGGTGGCATTTCGCATTTTGGTGGAATATTCGCAATGGAATCAGTGGGATTCCCTTTCCTACATGGGCAGGAATGTCGCATTTGCAGTTGCATGTTCTTTGATTCTAGGAACATTTCACTGGGCGCTTCTCGCGCTGAGTGGACGGATTGAAAAAGTACGTTCGGCGTTCCGGGTGTTACTCTGGCCTGAATTCGGAATTGCAACTGCCACGCTGTTGGGAATGGTGATTTGGGTACTCCGATACCGCCTTCCGTTGCAGAGTTATCCATTCATCATTCAACTTATAGTGGCTCTTCTCATTACAGCAGCGGCTTACTACACTTGCATGAGGCTTGCCAGGCTCGTTCATCGTTACGTTCTCTCCAGACTCTCGCGATCTTTCCTGATCAAAATAATTGCTGGTCTTGCCTTTGGGCCAATCGTCATCGTTTTCCTCGTTCAATGGGTTCGGAGTTCCAATCATTTGGCTCTGAATCGACCGGACAACTCAGCAACCCGCATAGTACTGATCAGCGTCGACACGCTTCGTTGCGACTTTCTCAGCACGTATGGATCTCCTCATGTTCGAACACCAGTAATTGATCAGATCGCCACCGAAGGTGCACGATTTGACAATGCAGTGTGTCCAATGCCATTGACCGGACCTTCCCATATGAGCATGTTGACCGGACTATCTCCATTGATCCATGGCGTTTTTATGAATGGCTTTCTTCTTCCTAAAAAGATTCCAACTCTAACTTCCATTCTCCGAAAAGAAGGATTCAGAACCGGCGGTTTCATATCGGGGTGGCCATTGCAAATTCAAAACTCCCGGCTCCATCCGGGGTTTCAAAAGTACGACGATAACATTGCCTGGATTGATTATTTTGGAGGAGCTTACTCTGGGAGATTCGTTTCAAAATATTTCAAAAAAGACCTCTCCAAAGGAGCCAGGACGACGACTGATTCAGCTCTGAAATGGTTAAGAACGAACTTCAATTCCCCTTTCTTTCTTTTCGTTCATTACTATGATCCACATTACCCGTATGGAGGGGGCAATCTAAATTCACATGATAAGCAGCGTTCCAAACCTGAGGAGTTGCCTTATCAGAAACAATTGTACGGTTCTGAAGTTGCGACCGTTGATGCTCAGATAGGCCGCCTGATTGCTTTTCTGAAAGAAAAGAACATTTATGACAGCACTCTTTTGATTTTCACGGCCGATCATGGTGAGAATCTGGGAGAGCACGGATACTACTACGAGCACAAGAGCCTGTATGAGCCAGTGATTCGTGTTCCACTCATCCTTCGTTATCCGCAAAAGGTCAGGCCCGGTACAGTGATTCAGCAGCAAGTTCCTTTGACCGATATTTTTCAGACGATCCTGAAAGCTGCCAGCGTGAAGTCAGCACAAGCTCCTGATTCCCTGGACCTGGTTGGCATTGCAAATCACCAAGCCGAACAAAATGAGCGAGTCATGATTATTAATAACTTTCGAAGAAAGCTGGTGAAGCACTCGGTCCGGACGTTGGAGTGGAAGCTGATCCGCAACGATGATCTTCAGAGAAGTTATGAATTGTACCATCTCCCCACAGATCCGCATGAGTCACGAAATCTTTACCCCGACAAAAAGGAAATTGCCCACAAACTTGAATCCTTACTGAATCGCCAATTAGGAATTCAGGTTTCGAATGAGGTGGAGGGTCTCTCTCCGGATCAAATCGAAAGCTTGAAGGCCTTAGGATACTTCAACTAG
- a CDS encoding glycosyltransferase family 2 protein, which produces MNKLSIIIPAYNEEEGIREIIERTLSVSPKIQSNAGISDVEVIVVNDGSQDATARFAQEYSMQNRIRLISYEQNRGYGAAIKSGFAEASGELLSFLDADGTCDPLNFIDLIHKMKETDADIVIGGRLNRNSRMPLTRKLGNVFYRVLVHAISSKKVNDISSGMRIMKKESWKKLSPLPDGLHFTPAMSVRAILDRSIKIEEVPIPYEERVGRSKLSVIKDGFRFLGAILEISFTYKPLRLFGCIGIVLIFLALLYGIDPIVHYIRQRNVPEDRIYRLLFVLVAGISGVQMLFLGLMTQAITNLIHNYEMETAVERILDKTVLNRLTFLGILCILAAVLLNANAILQYVSLRKIFVHWSYIVTGGLLVLLGFQLLGFSIMNRIVDLLKEQKKGGL; this is translated from the coding sequence AGATTATTGAGCGGACGCTCTCTGTTTCCCCGAAAATCCAGTCGAATGCAGGGATCAGTGATGTTGAAGTGATAGTGGTAAATGACGGTTCTCAAGATGCAACGGCCCGGTTTGCACAAGAGTACTCCATGCAAAACCGGATCCGATTGATTAGCTATGAGCAGAACCGCGGCTATGGTGCTGCGATTAAGAGTGGATTTGCCGAGGCCTCTGGCGAGCTGCTCAGCTTCTTGGACGCCGACGGAACATGTGATCCGCTCAATTTCATCGACCTCATTCATAAAATGAAGGAGACGGATGCCGACATTGTGATCGGAGGACGTCTGAATCGCAACAGCCGGATGCCCTTAACAAGAAAACTGGGGAATGTCTTCTATCGTGTCCTGGTGCACGCAATTAGTAGTAAAAAGGTAAACGATATCTCCAGTGGGATGCGAATCATGAAGAAAGAATCTTGGAAGAAACTTTCGCCGTTGCCGGACGGTTTGCATTTTACACCTGCGATGAGTGTAAGAGCGATTCTGGACAGATCTATCAAAATTGAAGAAGTTCCCATTCCTTATGAGGAACGAGTCGGCCGATCCAAGCTGAGCGTGATAAAAGACGGTTTCCGATTTCTGGGTGCGATCCTCGAGATTTCCTTTACGTACAAACCACTTCGATTGTTCGGTTGCATCGGGATCGTTTTGATTTTTTTGGCCCTTCTGTACGGAATCGATCCTATTGTCCATTACATCCGGCAAAGAAATGTTCCTGAAGATCGTATCTACAGGCTTTTGTTTGTACTTGTGGCCGGCATATCCGGAGTTCAAATGTTGTTTCTCGGCTTGATGACTCAAGCAATCACGAACCTGATTCACAACTACGAGATGGAAACAGCAGTTGAACGAATTTTAGATAAGACTGTTTTGAATCGTCTCACTTTTCTGGGCATTCTATGTATTCTGGCAGCAGTGCTGTTAAATGCGAATGCAATTCTGCAATATGTTAGTCTAAGAAAAATCTTTGTGCACTGGAGCTATATCGTAACGGGAGGTCTCCTGGTCTTGTTGGGATTTCAGTTGCTTGGGTTCAGCATAATGAACCGGATCGTAGACCTTCTGAAGGAGCAAAAGAAAGGAGGTCTGTGA
- a CDS encoding DUF2029 domain-containing protein has product MKKNIISIDTLILFLATLSVIKLAPAKVIAYPILLLLLGIYVLIDLLNTRGEDTVYRYKFAVIILIISLLAVVPCLHRISLRHHSEPHHFAHDGGVILTEEAVKYFLSGKNPYEEDYYGTALEDYYTVYKLGDIRNSVIQHYTYLPLTFILPLPFYILSKAILGWFDMRFIYLLMFILSLLILPRLTDSNQNKALLLTIFALNPLFTNFIATGRNDVFLLFWIILSVFFLTLDKPRTASAFLGFACVSKLTALCLIPFFLTYLLNKDSESVPFTQKISFVFKQAYPLVLIIVIFILPFLIWDVHSFREDILNWDEAYPLGGTPGFGFANLLLYTGYSKNDYFPFKYLQLILGLPLLYFLLKRQLKNNTINLMLVNYGFLSLTLLYFSRFLHDNYIGYGFSIFCLGFFANKRNAAGMF; this is encoded by the coding sequence GTGAAAAAAAATATCATTTCAATAGATACGCTGATTCTTTTTCTTGCAACTCTGTCCGTAATCAAACTTGCCCCCGCCAAGGTCATAGCTTATCCCATTCTTCTGTTGCTCCTGGGGATTTATGTCTTGATTGACCTGCTGAATACACGCGGCGAAGATACGGTTTACCGATATAAATTCGCGGTCATTATTCTAATTATCTCTCTTTTAGCTGTTGTACCGTGTCTCCATAGAATATCTTTGAGGCATCATAGCGAACCTCACCATTTCGCTCACGACGGCGGGGTGATTCTGACAGAAGAAGCGGTTAAATATTTCCTGAGTGGGAAAAATCCATACGAAGAGGACTACTACGGTACGGCACTTGAAGACTACTACACAGTATATAAGCTTGGTGACATAAGAAACTCAGTCATTCAGCATTACACTTATCTGCCACTCACATTTATTCTGCCACTTCCCTTTTATATTCTTTCGAAAGCTATCCTGGGCTGGTTTGATATGAGATTTATCTACCTTCTGATGTTCATCCTATCTCTTTTGATCCTCCCCAGGCTTACCGATAGTAATCAGAATAAAGCCCTTCTTCTCACGATCTTTGCATTGAACCCCCTTTTTACCAATTTCATTGCGACCGGGAGAAATGATGTTTTTCTCCTGTTCTGGATCATTCTCAGCGTGTTTTTTCTAACGCTTGATAAACCCCGCACTGCTTCTGCTTTTCTCGGATTTGCCTGTGTCAGCAAACTCACTGCGTTGTGTCTGATTCCATTTTTTTTAACTTACCTCCTGAATAAGGATAGTGAATCAGTGCCTTTCACCCAAAAAATATCTTTTGTTTTTAAGCAGGCCTATCCGTTGGTGCTGATTATTGTAATCTTCATTCTTCCTTTTCTTATTTGGGATGTTCATTCTTTCAGGGAGGACATATTAAACTGGGATGAGGCTTATCCTTTGGGAGGGACGCCCGGGTTTGGATTTGCAAACCTGCTGCTATATACGGGATATTCAAAAAATGACTATTTCCCGTTCAAATACCTGCAGCTCATACTCGGACTGCCATTGCTCTATTTTTTATTAAAAAGACAGCTAAAAAATAATACGATCAATCTTATGCTTGTGAATTACGGATTCCTTTCTCTTACATTGCTTTATTTTTCAAGATTCCTGCATGACAATTACATAGGTTACGGTTTTTCGATATTCTGTCTGGGATTTTTTGCAAATAAAAGGAATGCCGCTGGAATGTTTTAA